From Hoeflea sp. 108:
AGGTCGGAGGCGCCTTAAGGCTTCACGAACGGCTCGACAGTGCCCTTGAGCTTGATGGTGACCGGGTCGCCGTAACGATCCTTGGACTTGCCTGCCGGCACGCGGATCCAGCCTTCGCTGACGCAATACTCGCTGACATCCTCGCGCTCTTTGCCGTTGAACATGATGCCGACACCTGCCTGCAGCGCTTCGCCGTCGAAGAAGGGGCTGCGCGGGTCGATGCTCAGTCGGTCGGGAAGGGTCATTGCTCACTCCGGGAATTCAGGCGCCCTGCAGGGCGCAGTCAGCGTTGCCCGCATCGCGGGCTTTGCGAGGCCTGTTAAGGGCATTGGCGCCCAGCGTAAAGGGCCAGCCTCAATTCCGCCCCTGGAACGCGTTCTCGACATGCACCGGCCAGCGCCTCGGCAACACCGCAACCATGTCGAAGCGCACCGAAAGCTTGCCATAGTCA
This genomic window contains:
- a CDS encoding DUF3297 family protein: MTLPDRLSIDPRSPFFDGEALQAGVGIMFNGKEREDVSEYCVSEGWIRVPAGKSKDRYGDPVTIKLKGTVEPFVKP